A genomic stretch from Chloroflexota bacterium includes:
- a CDS encoding methyltransferase has product MRLALDLGAEECGGPLTEAERVLLNVARDLPPTETAAQTEARLSITLGSDPLGEQLLRWRSPADRRPDGAFYTPAAIVEPMVEWALAQAPERVVDAGCGSGRFAAEIARRRPALPIVAVDRDPLATLLTRAALAVLGAERPVVLHTDYLGLKLPAIPGRTAWIGNPPYVRHHDLEPEVKRWAATAGAALGRPVSSLSGLHAYFFLATALFVEPGDVGTFVTSAEWLDIGYGALIRQLLMDGLGLESLHVLEPTAVPFADVMTTAAIACFRAGARPERVRLESVSDLDALDGLDGGRALPREQLELNHRWTGLLRPHVAPVSGPTLGTIGRVSRGVVTGANDYFLLTRERAAKLGILEWCRPAITSAVEVLDAGGVVRDGPDRRLLLAPPRDVDRTAHPALDRYLRRGERRPADAPAIVDRYITSHRIPWWHHGRLRSPPIVASYMARRPPVFALNPDGLALVNIAHGLYPYRELSEEELGALVLHLNGLRESFRGRGRTYHGGLEKFEPREMEALVVPDAERWVR; this is encoded by the coding sequence GTGCGCCTGGCGCTTGACCTTGGCGCCGAGGAGTGCGGCGGTCCACTGACCGAGGCGGAACGCGTCCTCCTCAACGTCGCCCGCGATCTGCCGCCGACTGAGACCGCCGCTCAGACTGAGGCCCGCCTCAGCATTACCCTCGGGAGCGATCCTCTCGGCGAGCAGCTTCTCCGCTGGCGGTCACCTGCCGACCGACGCCCGGACGGTGCGTTCTACACCCCGGCAGCCATCGTGGAGCCGATGGTGGAGTGGGCGCTCGCGCAAGCGCCGGAGCGGGTCGTGGACGCAGGCTGCGGCAGCGGCAGATTCGCCGCCGAGATTGCACGACGCCGGCCCGCGCTGCCAATCGTCGCGGTCGACCGAGACCCGTTGGCGACGCTTCTCACCCGCGCCGCGCTCGCGGTCTTGGGTGCCGAGCGCCCCGTTGTGCTGCATACCGACTACCTCGGTCTCAAGCTGCCCGCGATACCCGGCCGCACCGCTTGGATTGGGAACCCCCCGTATGTCCGACACCACGACCTTGAGCCTGAGGTCAAGCGTTGGGCTGCGACCGCCGGGGCGGCTCTCGGTCGCCCGGTCTCCAGTCTGTCCGGGCTACATGCGTACTTTTTCCTGGCCACCGCACTCTTTGTCGAGCCGGGGGACGTGGGCACCTTCGTCACCAGCGCGGAGTGGCTCGACATCGGCTACGGCGCCCTGATCCGCCAGCTCCTCATGGACGGCTTGGGCTTGGAGTCTCTCCACGTTTTGGAGCCCACAGCCGTGCCGTTTGCGGACGTAATGACGACGGCTGCGATCGCGTGCTTCCGTGCGGGTGCGCGCCCCGAACGCGTGCGCCTCGAGTCGGTGTCCGATCTCGATGCCCTTGACGGTCTAGATGGTGGCCGCGCACTCCCTCGGGAGCAGCTCGAACTGAACCATCGGTGGACCGGTCTACTCCGCCCGCACGTCGCCCCGGTGTCTGGCCCGACGCTAGGCACCATCGGCCGCGTCAGTCGAGGCGTCGTGACCGGGGCAAACGACTACTTCCTCCTCACCCGCGAACGAGCCGCCAAGCTGGGCATCCTCGAATGGTGCCGGCCTGCGATCACCTCAGCGGTGGAGGTGCTCGACGCTGGTGGGGTGGTCCGTGATGGACCTGACCGGCGCCTCCTGCTTGCGCCTCCGCGCGACGTGGACCGCACGGCTCACCCCGCCTTGGACCGCTATCTCCGGCGGGGAGAGCGCCGGCCGGCGGACGCACCGGCCATTGTTGACCGGTACATCACCTCGCACCGGATTCCGTGGTGGCACCATGGCCGGCTTCGCTCGCCGCCCATTGTGGCTTCCTACATGGCACGCCGACCGCCGGTCTTCGCCCTCAACCCCGACGGCCTTGCCCTCGTGAACATCGCTCACGGGCTCTACCCGTATCGCGAGCTGAGCGAGGAGGAGCTGGGCGCCCTCGTCCTGCACCTGAACGGGCTGCGGGAGAGCTTCCGCGGCCGCGGGCGCACCTACCACGGTGGCCTGGAGAAGTTCGAGCCGCGAGAGATGGAGGCCCTGGTCGTCCCCGACGCCGAGCGGTGGGTTCGATGA
- a CDS encoding XamI family restriction endonuclease, translated as MTGLVAPSAWADEELERQRRVAIAQFIEDRMAEGSASYRAHFAANVVLIEQLFADTDNLLAFADGAALAALPPLLQVARYLAAPAISGDDLDTLAGRAISDRRRLDPELGRLAAEVILAAVDPERFPWLVETRPRPPTIEERGLAIRWTAGLRAAQQAQMGRRSESAGRQEAAVRGLLEAHGFEEVARRPITVGGGLEPGEFCRETRVVGRKCDVPTRLRDRRFLLLECKVSNSPVNSVKRLNNDVLVKAGVWRQAFGRTAITAAVLAGVYKLTNLRDAQEGGVAIFWEHDLAPLVDFLQQTSA; from the coding sequence ATGACAGGGCTGGTGGCACCGTCGGCTTGGGCCGATGAGGAATTGGAGCGGCAGCGACGCGTGGCAATCGCGCAGTTCATCGAGGACCGGATGGCTGAGGGCAGTGCCAGCTATCGCGCCCACTTCGCCGCCAACGTGGTACTCATCGAGCAACTCTTCGCGGACACCGACAACCTACTCGCCTTCGCGGACGGCGCGGCGCTGGCAGCCCTGCCGCCCCTCCTCCAGGTCGCCCGCTACCTGGCCGCGCCAGCGATCAGCGGCGACGACCTAGACACGCTGGCGGGCAGAGCCATCAGTGACCGCCGACGCCTTGACCCTGAGCTGGGCCGCTTGGCGGCGGAGGTGATTTTGGCTGCGGTGGACCCGGAGCGGTTCCCGTGGCTCGTCGAGACGCGACCCCGGCCACCCACCATCGAAGAACGGGGCTTGGCGATACGGTGGACCGCAGGTCTACGGGCGGCGCAGCAGGCGCAGATGGGCCGCCGGAGCGAGTCCGCGGGTCGGCAAGAGGCGGCGGTGCGTGGCCTTCTGGAGGCGCACGGATTCGAGGAGGTGGCACGTCGCCCGATCACGGTAGGGGGCGGTCTAGAGCCGGGCGAGTTCTGTCGGGAGACGCGGGTCGTGGGCCGCAAGTGCGACGTACCCACCCGCCTCCGAGACCGCCGCTTCCTGCTGCTGGAGTGCAAGGTCAGTAACAGCCCGGTGAACAGCGTGAAGCGGCTGAACAATGACGTCCTAGTCAAGGCTGGTGTCTGGCGCCAGGCGTTCGGACGGACGGCCATCACGGCAGCCGTGCTGGCCGGCGTCTACAAGCTCACGAACCTCCGCGACGCGCAGGAGGGCGGCGTGGCCATCTTCTGGGAGCACGACCTCGCGCCTCTCGTGGACTTCCTGCAGCAGACCAGCGCCTGA